Genomic segment of Apium graveolens cultivar Ventura chromosome 7, ASM990537v1, whole genome shotgun sequence:
cttgatgaatttcgacttcaagcgtacgagaataacaaaatgtataaggaaaaggtgaagaggtggcacgataggaaactacatcctaagttatttgtgccggggcaacaagttctcttattcaactctcggctccgaatttttcctggaaagttgaaattgaggtggtctggaccttttattatcaaaactgtgtttccacatggagcggtggaaatttttgagaatgatccggaccaagcattcaaggttaacggtcagcatttgaagcactactatggggacatagcaaaccgagaagtggctagcgccattttgttgactacttgagaagggtacgcaacgtcaagctaatgacgaaaaagaagcgctgtgtgggaggcaacccatgaattgttgttacaggaacccttagaagttaataacctatccaaaaacacaaaaaaatcagaaaatcggggctgaaaaaaaaaattccagtgatcccctgagcacccgctcagctttgctgagcgaccgctcaggggtcgactgccagaaattttttttaagttcagaaaaaaaaaacaaaaaaaaaacaattgtagcccataaacccacgatttgttcccactaccccatcattttaacccttaatccccaaaccctaatctaatttaacctattccacaccctatatatacatacacatatcctacatatctcccacaaacttcctacacttaaactctctcccaagcttcaaaactcagttcttaaacacttttattggagaatcaatggcacccaagagagcacgcaatatcgatagcagcagcacagtccctactgctgattcatcaaggggtactgctgcaaggcctcggttgactgacagagctgcggaggaggagtacactaggcttttggggaagccgattctgaaggagagagggtttttaccatcggggagggatggtgagttgctacccatgattgcagaaaaggggtggatagctttttgtgagtcgcccgaagcagtaccgatgagcgtggttcgcgagttctatgcgaacgcgaaggccgaaaagaatgggttttctgtggtccgagggttgacggttgattatcaccctgcggcgattcgccaagtgattggacagcgagagaggaagcccgaggaggagaactggaatgagaagactgctgaggattttgacttcgatttgatttgtgcgactctatataggccgggcacagtgtggaccttcaagaccggcactaatgagtatcgtcacttcccggcgatcgctatgaacaggtatgcccgtgcatggaatgcatttatttgtgctaatattttgccttcttcgcatgcacacgaggtcacagttcagagagcacagttgttgtggggaattcttcatgaggagtactatgtggaccttggtgagtttatctaccaaggaattctgaagtttttgaggggagctaagcatatgaacatcccttatgcatccacggttacgaagctgtgccgagcagtaggagtgaactggctggctcatgagcagttgcagttgccggcagctccgattgattctgaaactctgaatgggatgcaggagtggaccggtggtgagcctgaggagcatgggctgggttatcgtcttccaggagggcgtccagcacgaggtgctactatggctaggcctgggcgtgatgaggctggttcttcgagagctcaggagggtgctgggatggctgatacccagtataggaggctttcacggtggatgaatgccatgtacgagacgcagagcagatttgctcaggagctcacccttgcgttagggactgctttttggggccttggagctgatatctagtggccagtttttgatgaggactctgcatacccgccgcctgatactccacccactgagggtgatgatgatgatgactccgagtaggtataccctgtgttcctttctgctaccttcactgaggacagtgaagattttaagtttgggggtggtagttaaggaatactgtgtgtgtgtcatatagctgcatattcatgttagcttagttcatatagttgcataatttatgccatatagttttttttatatatagctttaatggtttatcatgtcatgtagctcatgcatttaccatgatcccttttgcgatgatttatcgactgaattgtgatattgatgcgagtgtagtgatagcattaaagtgatattaagtcgtgtaggtcgatatgcatgctagaagcacttgtaattccactaagtcttagagaatgcgtaagggctagattgttgttatgatttgattgttttcgaggtcaatctatttattatgcttagaattcgataataggctcttagtgataaaggcatgaaaaaaaaattggagtaaaaaaatggaatttgttgctagttgtggctaggcgtcaaatggctagtagccggctcgcatgttgtgcgagtagtctagggttgagcaagatggagcgaaacgcacttgctcagaaattttataaaaaaaaaataaaaaaattgtggtgtttatgcataattgatcaagagtgggctctttggtattcgagttattaagttcttaggggactttgtgcctagtgacctaaggcttttagagtctgggatccgctaacctaacgctcgttacatggataccattgtataagtcttttgtggacctcactcattgcacggtcaaataagcatttgtgttgtgaataaaaagcatgattccgtaataagctccagaattcttgtagtgttgtatatcactttgtgcctagaatttttattctttgtatgaTCATGTGATTgcttgaggatagtcgagtcataataattggtctagttccgaagcatatctgttaagcatttgcacacaccacgtttctggctgtatgtttgttggcatgagtttattgatctttagttgtctaactgtatttgttgagatgttgcaatttggttggtttatgcgtagtaagggggatcgctgcaatttcatatagattgtattcatgcatgttttttatttgttttgagtccgtgacgcttgaggacaagcatcgatttaagtttgggggtgtgataagtggcattttataccacttagaacgtcttaaaatggcttaaattggtgtcttgaaatcaagtattttgtgtatttgatacgtttttctagtgtttatgcatttcagggtattagttgcatttcgggggagtaatcatcaagaataagccttggcatgtgttcatcattgtgagagggaagaaatgggcagattacggcggAGGAACGAAGcgaactcaggaattttccagaagggtcctgagcgcccgctcagcatagctgagcggccgcgcagaaagctgagcgcccgctcagctatgctgagcggccacgcagggtcgggggaaaaaatagtttattttaggacttctatttttgtttggcttccacttctatgtaatctgagttttatgggattattatttaagtagatttggagacgttttcaagagaggatcgtggtattacgcaaggagcgaaggagataaggaagaagaccgtttagtgcacaacaacgaagaagaagcatattttcttgtgattcttgtttcgttgtaacgttggattctagttttcttaccttgaacctatttactcttgtgacgtactctgatttaatataattagtttagttatattttcttgtgtttgtttatcatgatttcatatgaacctatgatgacgataagtgctattatgggctaatcgtgatcatggggttgcaacggatttattatggaattatttagttaattgtttaatactttagtgtgtgatgattgtatgatatctagttttggttgtgcgtattcgtcttatgtgcgtcgcgaacatataagatagggtgttaatctcttgtgaagcgacggtggatcttgagatttagaacttgccatgctagcataggttcatgtacgttgtgcatgattagtgggtaactctaacagttttatttgccctatgtaatcaaaaggaataacttgtgcttaaatcgttgtgttgtcaatttctgtagacatataggaactcaacataattgatgactattcaacttctatcttgattgtggatgttggtagaatgatattagtacaatgaaatttggcttttatcagttttgtgttattcgattaatatcatcactgtcacatgctaaaggtaataacaatgactattgaaggaagtagtaatgaagttgtgatctcatgagtattttattattgataatttgaagtgttaattaagtgattaattaagtagataattgtagttaatatttagtcaacaattctaagtgttagtgtcttaacattgagaagtaatcatacattggtgagtgagtttaattagacaataaattagtctgagtctctgtgggaacgaactagaaagtattttatattacttgcgaacgcgtatacttgcgtgaatattagcgtgtgttttcgctcTAACAGTAACAAACCTGAAAGATTGTATTCAGATTTGTAGCACTCAAAATAGAAAGAGACAAAAGGATGttagaaaatatgttagtctATTTCAGTGGAATTTctgtaaactgtgcatgttgatctataaaacatgtcacgggtCCTTAGTTCCAAAAAAATAATAGTCTAGAATTTCTTGTATTCTCTTAAGAAGTAGTTGAGTTCTTAAATATTTAAGAGCACAAATTTGTAGCACAACATATTTGACTTTTAATGTAAAGATCAATTAAGTTTTGATGATTGTTTTCTGTGTCTTTTATAGTCAGTTGATTGTCCCTGCAAATTTTAAATAGTTTGTCGAGTTCCAAAGCTAAAATACAAAGTAGATTTTCTTGAAAGTAATTTATAAAGTTTCAAAGAAAAATTAAGAGACACGCATTCACCCCTGGTGcgcatttcatacctaacaagaCTCAAGTTCGATCCtcattaataatattttttaaaatatgtaaACACATGAATAAATCTGTCATTTTACGAGAATAAAATGTATTGACCaaattattatattgaatatgtACATGTTTATCGAGGATTGATTCAAACAACGGAGATCTTTTGCCGATGGTGCTTTGAATTGATGGTTCCGATGATTTGTGACCGAGACTTGAGAGATCTGAGAGTAATAGTAAATATTTATAGTTTATAGTTTtagtaaattttatttattaaataaaccATTGTCTTGTAGTTTTATATTCTTAATCTGATTTATACTGTGATTTAACTAAGGCTGATATGCCTTTTTAAAATTAACGGAGTTGGCCATATTTAACGGACCTGCATGACTTACAAAAAAGTTTGAAGTGCAAGTACATAAAATGAGAGTTTTTAAAATATAAAGTGGGCTGATGCACGTACATTTTACTCCTAATTTTATAATGTTGGATTTTTATATATAGAAGATATTACAGGTGATAATTTTAATATGTTGTGATTGATACTCTAACCTTACACCCCTTGTAATAAAAGTTTTAGAATAATATTTAACAGTCAATTTGATATGAAATAACCAACGACTGTGAATTTATTGACCAAATTATGAATAACCAGACTAttaataaaaattttaatatttgaCTCTTAATATAATAGTACTACTATATAAGCCGTGTGATGCACATTTATACTATTATTATTTGTAATGTAAATGATAATATTAATATGTTATTGATGGGATGCGAACCTTAAGTCCCTTTATAATATTTATTCTAAAGATTTACATATAAcaatttttttatcaattttacgTGAAATAACGAACGACCATGGATCAAGTAATCAAAATATAAATGACCAAACTGCCCATAAAATTTTCAATGTCTCGTATTCAAATAATAAAGTGTAGATAGGTTATTCAATATCACCTTTATTATAATATAAGGGAAAAACAAATGTGCTAAAGGAGATTTATCCAAACTATTGTTGAAATACAGTAAAATATTGAAATACAAGTAGTGGAGTAACATAGCTGTTTTGTCAAAGAAAACATAACATTGTTATGTAGCTGAAAGTAAGTATCTGTCTTAGATATTTTCTGTAAATCCCTAGTTCTTTAAAGTCCCCGACCTTAGCTCAGTTGGTAGAGCGGAGGACTGGAGTGGTAGAAAAACCGAAATCCTTAGGTCGTTGGTTCGATCCGGGTCTGCATAATGTACCAAAGCTGTATTAGTAACACATGCTTCACACATGTATCACCACTCCTCCGGGCTAGAATACAACAACATTGTCGCTTCAAACTTTGGATATATTCCAACATCTAACTCAATTTCAACACAATAACATTCACTCCTTACATTCACTGTAAGGATGTACACTCAGCTTCTCTTAAAACATTCTTACACGATTTTGAAATTTTATCTACTAATTTTATGTATCCTATTAAACTTCACTCCTTTACAGTTTACAAAGAGAATTAAGACTTGAACAGTAATTGATTACGAAATGATCAAACGGAGCGTTAGTTAATCTGTTTGATTGTTTCAAGCAGTTGGAAAATAATGAAATACTGTAGCACAAAGATAGCAGATTTGTGAAAGAACCCCAGGCCATTCAACAATAAAAGGTAAAGGAAGTTTGAATCAGATTATCAGCACAAGCCCCGTCCATCTGGTATTGCCTTGTGATACCCTGCAACTGTTATTGGAGCGTGGAAATATGCACTTATACTTTCTCTTTTAGGAGAACTTCTTTGATAACTCTGTCAATGTTGGTAAAAGATGAACCTCCAACACTTGTAGCTTCTGCAGCCAATTTTTTCCACTCCAGGGCCTTTTTCTTTAATTTCTTTCCCTTTTCTCCTTCCATCATTTCCTTCACTAGTGTTTCGATTTCCTCGCGCTTTACGTCTTGATTAACCTCTACTCCAATTCCCCAACTGTCAGTGCAGCTATACCGACAATTGGTTTGTTGTTCCGCAAAAAATGGCCAGCAAATAATAGGCACTCCTTCACATATACTCTCTAAAGTAGAGTTCCACCCACTATGAGTTAAAAAAACACCAACAGATGGATGAGAAAGTACACGTTCTTGGGGGCACCAACTTGCCAACATACCTCTGTCTTTCGTCTCCTCAAGAAATTCTTTTGATATTATTGCAGAATCACCCTCTATAAGATTAGATCTGATGATCCATAAAAATGGATGTTTACTGTTTGCAAGTCCCCAGGCAAATTCTTTCAGGTGCTGGTTAGTCATTTTGGTGACACTGCCATAATTAACATAGACTACTGAGTTTGGCTCTCTTTTGTCTAGCCATTCTAGACATTTCGTGTCTTCTTTCCATAAGCTGGGCCTAAATGAATCTAGGGGGCTTTCAGGGATGGCCTTGCTAAGGATGTGCAGAGGGCCTAAAGTGTATATTCGAGGGAAACTGGAGGAAATTGCTTGCAGTACTTCATGCTCAAAAGCATCGAACGTGTTGATGATCATTGCAGAAGCTTCCAAGCATTTCTGTACCGAATCTTTCATAAAATTGAATGAAACATCACTGGCATCCGTTTTTTGTATGAATGATGGTATATCCTTCAGCCGGATGTCTGTCATGCCAGGTATCCAATCTATCTTCGTATCAAGAGTGCCATCAGTCAGAAAGCTTTGGTCTGGAACAAAGAAGAGTAAATAGAAAATTAATTTGGAAGAAGATGTGTCAATAACCATGTAAACTAAGGCCAGCTTTGTAAAAAGTAAATAATGCGAAAAATCCAGGCAGAATATGCATGTTCAATCCAGTATTGACTCGAGTAAACTACAACAATCCCAAGGAATTAAGATATCAAATTAATTTACAAGAAAATGTCACAATAACCATGGAAATCAGGTTAGCCATGTAACATGTAAATAAATTGATAAACCATGCTCGATGGAATTTGTTAAATTTCAAATCATCGACCTTTAATGCAAACTCAACTCACTAATCAGAGTATCACTCACCACTAGATAGGGGTTTGCACCATATCAGTATGTCAGGCTAGTGCTCCATTATATTCTAAAAACGATTTAAGGCAAACATAGATCTGTATGTGCACGATAAAAGTATTGGGGTCAGAGGGATGAAAACTGCTAATTTGTATAGAGCCATCAAACCCGCCCAACCAGCAACTAGAGATGTATGCATTATATGGACAGCAAGCAACCGAACGCAAGTATACAACGGGACAAACTTAACAAAAGAGAAATTATGACAATTCATCAACAAGACACTGGTTAAAAGAGTCAATAAATTAAAATCAGACAATCCAAGTCTGAATGGTGGTGCAtcttatttaaaaaaattattatctcGTCGTGGTATTTATTTATTTCCACTGTTTAGTTTTTATGTCAGAGAACATATACGGCCTCTCCTGAAAAAGTCAACATGTACTAGAAACATATTAAGGTTTTACAACCATATTAAGCATGCTCAGGTCCGGCCCAGAGGGAGGGCGAAGAGGGCGACCGCCCAGGGCCCATACCTTCAAAGGGGCTCAAAATTCAGAAAATCTTAATAGTATATTATACTTATAtttcatataaaaataataaatattataaatatgtCCTTGTACTTGTCTAGTAGTCGTAAGTTTTAGTATGTGTCATTTCTAAATTTTACAAAGTTGAGTTTTTTCATTTTCAAGGGACTCGCTTATAAAATTTATAGGTTAGATTTAAGATTTAATAGTATATAACTTTCTTTGAATTATTAATGTAATGTTCGGTTTAGAGCTACTTTACCAAATGTTAATTAGATTGGCATTGATATGATATCATCTAcactataataaaataaa
This window contains:
- the LOC141671619 gene encoding linamarin synthase 2-like, which encodes MNSTNTKPHIVCVPFPAQGHIIPMMQLAKLLNSNNFHITFISTEHNQRRLIFSLGDHFLNLSDTFNFETIPDGLPRIEPDQSHTPIGLFGSIPKTCLDPFKTVLLKMNNDPNVPRVTAIVADACMSFAVDAGREIGVPVVSLWTASACGLMAYFQFPEFVKRGIFPFKDQSFLTDGTLDTKIDWIPGMTDIRLKDIPSFIQKTDASDVSFNFMKDSVQKCLEASAMIINTFDAFEHEVLQAISSSFPRIYTLGPLHILSKAIPESPLDSFRPSLWKEDTKCLEWLDKREPNSVVYVNYGSVTKMTNQHLKEFAWGLANSKHPFLWIIRSNLIEGDSAIISKEFLEETKDRGMLASWCPQERVLSHPSVGVFLTHSGWNSTLESICEGVPIICWPFFAEQQTNCRYSCTDSWGIGVEVNQDVKREEIETLVKEMMEGEKGKKLKKKALEWKKLAAEATSVGGSSFTNIDRVIKEVLLKEKV